In Blastopirellula sediminis, the following proteins share a genomic window:
- a CDS encoding DUF1559 domain-containing protein — MKTSRHSGFTLVELLVVIAIIGVLIALLLPAVQQAREAARRMTCSNHIKQLGLALHNYHDTNRVFPPGTFAAQLNSSLGSNPGSMSWMPTILPFIEQGPLSDQLTPYMKTRNSASFPTALMNTVIETLECPSDPNRGQTGEVHNPSNTDPPPDYDDGFHGNYLLCHGAEEVTVANSKNTSGMFYYLSKTTFASATDGTSNTVFAAEILLVPSNVAGKRDWRGRYYRSDHLSSIVSTLLPPNTTASDKCRTCEGSPASPLWAPCTASTDPQVIYARSQHPGGAMTMFGDASVQFIPETIDTVTWNRLGTRAGGEVTGDY, encoded by the coding sequence ATGAAAACATCTAGACATTCTGGTTTTACGCTCGTAGAGCTGCTGGTGGTGATCGCCATCATCGGTGTGCTCATCGCGCTGTTGCTCCCCGCCGTTCAGCAAGCTCGCGAAGCGGCACGTCGCATGACCTGCTCCAACCACATCAAACAACTTGGGTTGGCGCTCCATAATTACCACGACACCAATCGGGTTTTCCCCCCCGGCACTTTCGCCGCGCAACTGAACTCCTCGCTGGGGAGCAACCCTGGCTCGATGTCGTGGATGCCGACGATCCTGCCGTTCATCGAACAGGGACCGTTGTCGGATCAACTCACTCCGTACATGAAGACGCGTAACTCGGCCTCGTTCCCGACCGCGCTCATGAACACGGTGATCGAAACTCTCGAGTGCCCTTCCGATCCGAACCGGGGTCAAACCGGCGAAGTGCATAACCCGAGCAACACCGATCCGCCGCCGGACTATGACGACGGCTTCCACGGCAACTACTTGCTGTGTCATGGCGCTGAAGAAGTCACCGTTGCGAACAGCAAAAACACCAGCGGGATGTTCTATTACCTGTCGAAGACGACCTTCGCCAGCGCGACTGACGGCACTTCGAATACGGTCTTCGCCGCCGAGATCCTGTTGGTTCCCTCCAACGTCGCCGGTAAACGTGATTGGCGCGGACGCTATTATCGTTCGGATCACTTGAGCAGCATCGTCAGCACGCTGCTGCCGCCGAACACGACCGCCTCCGACAAATGCCGCACGTGCGAAGGCTCTCCGGCTAGTCCGCTCTGGGCGCCCTGCACGGCCAGCACCGATCCTCAGGTCATTTACGCTCGCAGCCAGCATCCGGGCGGCGCAATGACGATGTTCGGCGACGCCAGCGTGCAATTCATTCCAGAGACGATCGACACCGTCACCTGGAATCGACTCGGCACCCGCGCGGGCGGCGAAGTCACCGGCGATTACTAA
- a CDS encoding sugar-binding protein, with protein sequence MSTVLSPPFLFRFSVPLRYREKIWSDKSLAFGEEYRLQSFGHLEGRRQYADIRAAWNERGIAFSVDVTGKRQAAWCRESRAVESDGLQIWIDTRATNNVHRATKFCHRYVFLPTGGGHSLREPAADQLLINRARENAKPIRPGELRIRSLMKADGYFLECCVPATALTGYDPSEYDRIGFYYAVMDRELGWQNFSVGTQFPFDEDPSTWGVCELVRD encoded by the coding sequence ATGTCGACCGTTTTATCTCCCCCTTTCCTGTTTCGCTTTTCGGTGCCGCTTCGCTATCGCGAGAAAATCTGGAGCGATAAGTCGTTGGCGTTCGGCGAAGAATATCGGCTGCAGTCGTTTGGGCATCTCGAGGGACGACGCCAGTACGCCGACATTCGAGCGGCGTGGAACGAGCGGGGAATCGCATTTTCGGTCGACGTCACCGGCAAGCGGCAAGCCGCCTGGTGTCGCGAAAGTCGCGCCGTCGAAAGCGACGGTCTGCAGATCTGGATCGACACCCGGGCGACCAACAACGTCCACCGGGCGACCAAGTTCTGTCATCGGTACGTCTTCTTGCCGACCGGCGGCGGGCATTCGCTGCGCGAACCGGCCGCCGATCAGTTGTTGATCAATCGAGCCCGCGAAAACGCCAAGCCGATCCGTCCCGGCGAACTGCGGATCCGCAGCCTAATGAAAGCGGACGGCTACTTCCTTGAGTGCTGCGTTCCGGCGACGGCGCTGACCGGATACGACCCCAGCGAATACGATCGGATCGGGTTCTACTACGCGGTGATGGATCGCGAGCTGGGCTGGCAGAACTTCAGCGTCGGTACGCAGTTCCCGTTTGACGAAGATCCCAGCACTTGGGGCGTCTGCGAGCTGGTTCGCGACTAA
- a CDS encoding glutathione peroxidase codes for MMRVLFSGGVFAAVFALASIASASDTLLEGEVQSLSGDKVDLSKYKGKVVLVVNVASKCGKTPQYKPLQALYEKYHDQGLEVVGFPCNQFGGQEPGSPLQIREFCTEKYNVTFDMMDKIDVNGPETAEIYKKLKSFPRDPGDVKWNFEKFLINRDGEVVARFRTKVEPDSADVVKSIETELKKD; via the coding sequence ATGATGCGAGTCTTGTTCAGCGGCGGAGTCTTTGCCGCGGTCTTCGCCCTGGCTTCGATTGCCTCGGCGTCCGACACGTTGCTCGAAGGCGAAGTCCAATCGCTCAGCGGCGACAAAGTCGATCTCTCGAAATACAAAGGCAAAGTCGTGTTGGTCGTCAACGTCGCCAGCAAGTGCGGTAAGACCCCGCAGTACAAACCGCTGCAAGCGCTGTACGAAAAGTATCACGACCAAGGTTTGGAAGTGGTCGGCTTTCCTTGCAATCAGTTCGGCGGACAAGAGCCGGGCAGCCCGCTGCAGATTCGTGAGTTCTGCACCGAAAAGTACAACGTCACCTTCGACATGATGGACAAGATCGACGTCAACGGTCCGGAGACCGCCGAGATCTACAAAAAGCTGAAGAGCTTCCCCCGCGATCCGGGCGACGTGAAATGGAACTTTGAAAAGTTCCTGATCAACCGCGACGGCGAAGTGGTCGCTCGCTTCCGCACCAAGGTCGAACCCGATTCGGCCGACGTCGTGAAGTCGATCGAAACGGAACTGAAGAAAGACTAA
- a CDS encoding response regulator transcription factor has translation MNADLAKQRTQLRGPRVVIVDDDEAIMRCVGRVLELDEDIEIVGQTNHAQAGVLLVREQRPDVVLMDIHMPGADPFLACREIQQTLNGTCQVLFYTAFPRDQYLDRCIASGAAGVVSKHSESIRNVALAIRHVAAGNTYFSPELAQRLIELQAGQPMSRIATLTHREISVLRELAAGKTQLEIALTLDLSERTVNKEVGDLKEKLALRSLNELLIFAVNEGLSHPELIHQYGA, from the coding sequence ATGAATGCGGATCTGGCGAAACAGCGTACGCAACTGCGCGGGCCCCGGGTCGTAATCGTAGATGACGATGAAGCGATTATGCGCTGTGTAGGGCGCGTGTTGGAATTGGACGAAGATATCGAAATTGTCGGTCAGACCAATCATGCCCAGGCCGGCGTCCTCTTGGTGCGCGAACAGCGGCCCGACGTCGTCTTGATGGACATCCACATGCCGGGGGCCGATCCGTTCCTCGCTTGCCGCGAAATCCAACAGACGCTGAATGGGACTTGCCAGGTTCTCTTTTACACGGCGTTTCCGCGCGACCAGTACTTGGATCGTTGCATCGCCAGCGGAGCGGCCGGCGTCGTTTCCAAGCACTCCGAATCGATTCGCAACGTCGCCCTGGCGATTCGCCATGTCGCCGCCGGCAATACTTACTTCTCGCCCGAGCTGGCTCAACGCTTGATCGAGCTTCAAGCGGGGCAGCCGATGTCGCGGATCGCCACGCTGACGCATCGTGAGATCTCGGTCCTCCGCGAGTTAGCCGCTGGTAAGACGCAATTGGAAATCGCGCTAACGCTCGACTTGAGCGAACGGACCGTGAACAAGGAGGTCGGCGACTTGAAGGAGAAGTTGGCGCTGCGGTCGCTCAACGAATTGTTGATCTTCGCCGTCAACGAAGGATTGTCTCATCCTGAACTGATTCACCAGTACGGCGCCTAA
- a CDS encoding GGDEF domain-containing protein has protein sequence MSVFTIDILLSIGCTAIGLACGWFLFGNHPLSPIRQLASSVDSLLNHLREQREAKSAQQPVAPIAIPALESVSVEAKPETGDDAIANITQKELRKLLEQVHELTESVRSDVGEHTDRMARINEGLAARSTDANSVTDAISQLIDANKSLGDRLNQAEMRLLEQSQIIQSQTVEARTDALTGLPNRRVFDHEMSRRMQEFQRSRRPTSLIMLDIDHFKKFNDTYGHIAGDEVLKHAARTLERVASTIGGAAIRFGGEEFAMILPGSNIFDSQIAAARVVRAIASMEIVFEGKLLQVTTSVGVAEFGRSDDEANLLKRADSALYAAKNAGRNRAYWNDGEKSRPVLSETQRADEAPVETPPAEEKRAFVSQAEEFRGDIHRRLHQFKRDSLPISLILLGVDRYDDFVANNGKGVVKAFNDTLERMLIAAMRDMDHVGRIAEGRYGILLPSASINRAAAVSDRLRKAVERFKIRKDDDVRQFTISCGVTEALSGDGLDHLFLRAEAALGKAIEAQGNRVALCGSEMEIDSPILIRTSPAAERSEPNTAPASR, from the coding sequence ATGAGCGTCTTTACCATCGACATCCTATTGAGCATCGGCTGCACGGCCATTGGATTGGCGTGCGGATGGTTCCTATTTGGCAATCATCCGTTGTCGCCGATTCGACAGTTGGCCAGTTCGGTAGATTCGCTCCTCAACCACTTGCGTGAGCAGCGTGAAGCGAAGTCGGCGCAGCAGCCAGTCGCTCCGATCGCCATCCCCGCGCTCGAAAGCGTATCGGTCGAAGCGAAGCCCGAGACCGGCGACGACGCGATCGCGAATATCACGCAGAAGGAACTGCGCAAACTGCTCGAACAAGTTCACGAACTGACCGAATCGGTTCGCAGCGACGTCGGCGAACATACCGATCGCATGGCCCGCATCAACGAAGGACTCGCTGCTCGTTCGACCGACGCCAACTCGGTGACCGACGCCATCTCGCAGCTGATCGACGCCAACAAGTCGCTGGGCGATCGTTTGAACCAGGCCGAGATGCGCCTGCTCGAACAATCCCAAATCATTCAATCGCAAACGGTCGAAGCGCGAACCGACGCGCTGACCGGGCTCCCCAACCGCCGCGTCTTCGATCACGAGATGTCGCGCCGGATGCAGGAATTCCAACGATCGCGCCGTCCTACGTCGCTGATCATGCTCGACATCGATCATTTCAAGAAATTCAACGACACCTACGGCCACATAGCTGGGGACGAAGTGCTGAAGCATGCGGCTCGCACCTTGGAACGGGTCGCTTCGACGATCGGCGGCGCCGCGATCCGATTCGGCGGCGAAGAATTCGCAATGATCCTGCCGGGCTCCAACATTTTTGACTCGCAGATCGCCGCCGCTCGCGTCGTTCGCGCCATCGCTTCCATGGAAATCGTCTTCGAAGGCAAACTGCTGCAGGTGACGACCAGCGTCGGCGTGGCCGAGTTCGGCCGTAGCGACGACGAAGCGAACTTGCTTAAACGAGCCGACTCGGCGCTGTACGCCGCCAAGAATGCCGGCCGCAATCGCGCTTATTGGAACGACGGCGAGAAGTCGCGGCCGGTCCTGAGCGAGACGCAACGCGCCGACGAAGCCCCGGTCGAAACTCCGCCGGCCGAAGAGAAGCGAGCGTTCGTGTCGCAAGCCGAAGAGTTCCGCGGCGACATTCACCGCCGCTTGCACCAATTCAAACGAGACTCGCTGCCGATCTCGCTGATCCTGTTGGGCGTCGACCGTTACGACGACTTCGTCGCCAACAACGGCAAAGGCGTCGTTAAAGCGTTCAACGATACGCTGGAACGAATGCTGATCGCCGCGATGCGAGACATGGACCACGTCGGTCGCATCGCCGAAGGTCGCTACGGCATCCTTCTGCCGTCGGCCAGCATCAACCGCGCGGCCGCCGTCTCGGATCGGTTACGGAAAGCGGTCGAACGATTCAAGATTCGCAAGGACGACGACGTTCGCCAATTCACCATCTCGTGCGGCGTGACCGAAGCGCTCTCGGGAGACGGCTTGGATCACCTCTTCCTGCGTGCCGAAGCGGCGCTAGGCAAAGCCATCGAAGCGCAAGGCAATCGCGTCGCGCTTTGCGGCAGCGAAATGGAGATCGACTCTCCGATCTTGATTCGCACTTCGCCAGCCGCCGAACGCAGCGAACCGAACACGGCGCCGGCGTCCCGCTAG